One Theropithecus gelada isolate Dixy chromosome 3, Tgel_1.0, whole genome shotgun sequence genomic window carries:
- the SPATC1L gene encoding speriolin-like protein isoform X2, producing MVRPKKVCFSESSLPTGDRTRRSYYLNEIQSFAGAEKDARVVGEIAFQLDRRILAYVFPGVTRLYGFTVANIPEKIKQTSIKSLDGSVDEKKLRELTQRYLALSARLEKLGYSRDVHPAFSEFLINTYGILKQRPDLRANPLHSSPAALRKLVIDVVPPKFLGDSLLLLNCLCELSKEDSKPLFAW from the exons ATGGTCCGGCCTAAGAAGGTGTGCTTCTCGGAGAGCAGCCTGCCCACCGGGGACAGGACCAGGAGGAGCTACTACCTCAACG AGATCCAGAGCTTCGCGGGCGCCGAGAAGGACGCGCGCGTGGTGGGCGAGATCGCCTTCCAGCTGGACCGCCGCATCCTGGCCTACGTGTTTCCGGGCGTGACGCGGCTCTACGGCTTCACGGTGGCCAACATCCCCGAGAAGATCAAGCAG ACCTCCATCAAGTCCCTGGACGGCTCCGTGGACGAGAAGAAGCTGCGCGAGCTGACGCAGCGCTACCTGGCCCTGAGCGCGCGCCTGGAGAAGCTGGGCTACAGCCGCGACGTGCACCCGGCGTTCAGCGAGTTCCTCATCAACACCTACGGAATCCTGAAGCAGCGGCCCGACCTGCGCGCCAACCCCCTGCACAGCAGCCCGGCCGCGCTGCGCAAGCTGGTCATCGACGTGGTGCCCCCCAAGTTCCTGGGCGACTCGCTGCTGCTGCTCAACTGCCTGTGCGAGCTCTCCAAGGAGGACAGTAAGCCACTCTTCGCCTGGTGA
- the FTCD gene encoding formimidoyltransferase-cyclodeaminase isoform X1, producing MSQLVECVPNFSEGRNQEVIEAISGAITQTPGCVLLDVDAGPSTNRTVYTFVGPPDCVVEGALNAARAASQLIDMSRHQGEHPRMGALDVCPFIPVRGVSMDECVLCAQAFGQRLAEELDVPVYLYGEAARTDSRRTLPAIRAGEYEALPKKLQQAEWAPDFGPSSFVPSWGATATGARKFLIAFNINLLSTKEQAHRIALNLREQGRGKDQPGRLKKVQGIGWYLDEKNLAQVSTNLLDFEVTALHTVYEETCREAQELSLPVVGSQLVGLVPLKALLDAAAFYCEKENLFILEEEQRIRLVVSRLGLDSLCPFSPKERIIEYLVPERGPERGLGGKSLRAFVGEVGARSAAPGGGSVAAAAAAMGAALGSMVGLMTYGRRQFQPLDATMRRLIPPFREASAKLTALVDSDAEAFAAYLEAMRLPKNTPEEKDRRTAALQEGLRRAVSVPLTLAETVASLWPALQELARCGNLACRSDLQVAAKALETGVFGAYFNVLINLRDITDEAFKDQIHHRISSLLQEAKTQAALVLDCLETRQE from the exons ATGTCCCAGCTGGTGGAATGCGTCCCCAACTTTTCGGAGGGGAGGAACCAGGAG GTGATCGAGGCCATCTCTGGAGCTATTACACAGACCCCTGGCTGCGTGCTGCTGGATGTAGACGCAGGCCCCTCCACCAACCGCACCGTGTACACCTTCGTGGGGCCGCCGGACTGCGTGGTGGAGGGGGCCCTCAACGCCGCCCGGGCAGCCTCCCAGCTTATCGACATGAGCAGGCACCAAG GGGAGCACCCCCGCATGGGGGCCCTGGACGTCTGCCCCTTCATTCCCGTGAGGGGCGTCAGCATGGACGAGTGTGTGCTCTGTGCCCAGGCCTTTGGCCAGCGGCTGGCAGAGGAGCTGGACGTGCCAG TGTACCTGTATGGTGAGGCTGCCAGGACGGACAGTCGCCGGACCCTGCCGGCCATCCGGGCCGGGGAGTACGAGGCCCTCCCTAAGAAG CTCCAGCAGGCCGAGTGGGCGCCTGACTTTGGCCCCAGCTCCTTTGTCCCCAGCTGGGGGGCCACGGCCACGGGGGCGAGGAAGTTCCTCATCGCTTTCAACATCAACCTACTCAGCACAAAGGAGCAAGCCCACCGCATCGCGCTCAACCTGCGGGAGCAGGGCCGCGGGAAGGACCAG CCAGGACGTCTGAAGAAGGTTCAGGGCATCGGCTGGTACCTGGACGAGAAGAACCTGGCTCAGGTGTCCACCAATCTCCTGGACTTTGAGGTCACGGCGCTGCACACGGTCTACGAGGAGACCTGCCGAGAAGCACAG GAGCTGAGCCTCCCGGTGGTGGGCTCACAGCTGGTGGGCCTGGTGCCCCTGAAGGCTCTGCTGGATGCGGCCGCCTTCTACTGCGAGAAGGAGAACCTCTTCATCCTGGAGGAGGAGCAGCGGATCAGGCTG GTGGTGAGTCGGCTGGGCCTGGACTCCCTGTGTCCCTTCAGCCCTAAGGAGCGGATCATCGA GTACCTGGTCCCTGAGCGCGGGCCTGAGCGAGGCCTGGGCGGCAAGTCCCTGCGCGCCTTCGTGGGGGAGGTGGGTGCCCGCTCTGCGGCCCCCGGGGGCGGCTCGGTGGCGGCGGCAGCTGCAGCCATG GGCGCGGCGCTGGGCTCCATGGTGGGCCTCATGACCTACGGGCGGCGCCAGTTCCAGCCCCTGGACGCGACGATGCGGCGCCTGATCCCGCCCTTCCGCGAGGCCTCGGCCAAGCTAACCGCGCTGGTGGACTCGGACGCCGAGGCCTTCGCCGCCTACCTG GAAGCAATGAGGCTGCCCAAGAACACACCTGAGGAAAAGGACAG GCGCACGGCAGCCCTGCAggaggggctgaggcgggcagtcTCTGTGCCGCTGACGCTGGCGGAGACGGTGGCCTCGTTATGGCCGGCGCTGCAGGAACTGGCCCGGTGTGGGAACCTGGCCTGCCGGTCAGACCTCCAG GTGGCGGCCAAAGCCCTGGAGACGGGTGTGTTTGGCGCGTATTTCAACGTGCTCATCAACCTGAGGGACATCACAGACGAGGCATTTAAGGACCAG ATCCACCATCGCATCTCCAGCCTCCTGCAGGAAGCCAAGACCCAGGCTGCACTGGTGCTGGACTGCCTGGAGACCCGGCAGGAGTGA
- the FTCD gene encoding formimidoyltransferase-cyclodeaminase isoform X2, whose protein sequence is MSQLVECVPNFSEGRNQEVIEAISGAITQTPGCVLLDVDAGPSTNRTVYTFVGPPDCVVEGALNAARAASQLIDMSRHQGEHPRMGALDVCPFIPVRGVSMDECVLCAQAFGQRLAEELDVPVYLYGEAARTDSRRTLPAIRAGEYEALPKKLQQAEWAPDFGPSSFVPSWGATATGARKFLIAFNINLLSTKEQAHRIALNLREQGRGKDQPGRLKKVQGIGWYLDEKNLAQVSTNLLDFEVTALHTVYEETCREAQELSLPVVGSQLVGLVPLKALLDAAAFYCEKENLFILEEEQRIRLVVSRLGLDSLCPFSPKERIIEYLVPERGPERGLGGKSLRAFVGEVGARSAAPGGGSVAAAAAAMGAALGSMVGLMTYGRRQFQPLDATMRRLIPPFREASAKLTALVDSDAEAFAAYLAHGSPAGGAEAGSLCAADAGGDGGLVMAGAAGTGPVWEPGLPVRPPGGGQSPGDGCVWRVFQRAHQPEGHHRRGI, encoded by the exons ATGTCCCAGCTGGTGGAATGCGTCCCCAACTTTTCGGAGGGGAGGAACCAGGAG GTGATCGAGGCCATCTCTGGAGCTATTACACAGACCCCTGGCTGCGTGCTGCTGGATGTAGACGCAGGCCCCTCCACCAACCGCACCGTGTACACCTTCGTGGGGCCGCCGGACTGCGTGGTGGAGGGGGCCCTCAACGCCGCCCGGGCAGCCTCCCAGCTTATCGACATGAGCAGGCACCAAG GGGAGCACCCCCGCATGGGGGCCCTGGACGTCTGCCCCTTCATTCCCGTGAGGGGCGTCAGCATGGACGAGTGTGTGCTCTGTGCCCAGGCCTTTGGCCAGCGGCTGGCAGAGGAGCTGGACGTGCCAG TGTACCTGTATGGTGAGGCTGCCAGGACGGACAGTCGCCGGACCCTGCCGGCCATCCGGGCCGGGGAGTACGAGGCCCTCCCTAAGAAG CTCCAGCAGGCCGAGTGGGCGCCTGACTTTGGCCCCAGCTCCTTTGTCCCCAGCTGGGGGGCCACGGCCACGGGGGCGAGGAAGTTCCTCATCGCTTTCAACATCAACCTACTCAGCACAAAGGAGCAAGCCCACCGCATCGCGCTCAACCTGCGGGAGCAGGGCCGCGGGAAGGACCAG CCAGGACGTCTGAAGAAGGTTCAGGGCATCGGCTGGTACCTGGACGAGAAGAACCTGGCTCAGGTGTCCACCAATCTCCTGGACTTTGAGGTCACGGCGCTGCACACGGTCTACGAGGAGACCTGCCGAGAAGCACAG GAGCTGAGCCTCCCGGTGGTGGGCTCACAGCTGGTGGGCCTGGTGCCCCTGAAGGCTCTGCTGGATGCGGCCGCCTTCTACTGCGAGAAGGAGAACCTCTTCATCCTGGAGGAGGAGCAGCGGATCAGGCTG GTGGTGAGTCGGCTGGGCCTGGACTCCCTGTGTCCCTTCAGCCCTAAGGAGCGGATCATCGA GTACCTGGTCCCTGAGCGCGGGCCTGAGCGAGGCCTGGGCGGCAAGTCCCTGCGCGCCTTCGTGGGGGAGGTGGGTGCCCGCTCTGCGGCCCCCGGGGGCGGCTCGGTGGCGGCGGCAGCTGCAGCCATG GGCGCGGCGCTGGGCTCCATGGTGGGCCTCATGACCTACGGGCGGCGCCAGTTCCAGCCCCTGGACGCGACGATGCGGCGCCTGATCCCGCCCTTCCGCGAGGCCTCGGCCAAGCTAACCGCGCTGGTGGACTCGGACGCCGAGGCCTTCGCCGCCTACCTG GCGCACGGCAGCCCTGCAggaggggctgaggcgggcagtcTCTGTGCCGCTGACGCTGGCGGAGACGGTGGCCTCGTTATGGCCGGCGCTGCAGGAACTGGCCCGGTGTGGGAACCTGGCCTGCCGGTCAGACCTCCAG GTGGCGGCCAAAGCCCTGGAGACGGGTGTGTTTGGCGCGTATTTCAACGTGCTCATCAACCTGAGGGACATCACAGACGAGGCATTTAA